The following are encoded together in the Humulus lupulus chromosome 5, drHumLupu1.1, whole genome shotgun sequence genome:
- the LOC133778714 gene encoding alcohol dehydrogenase-like 4 isoform X1, with translation MENGNHQPTNGSVMHPTKTTGKVITCKAAVVHGPGEPFVLEEILVEPPQKMEVRIKILFTSICHTDLSAWKGESESQRAFPRILGHEASGIVESVGEGVSDLKEGDQVVPIFNGECGECECCNHGRSSNMCSRFGVNPTMRVMVGDGRSRFWAKDGTPIYHFLNTSTFTEYSVLHSACVVKVDPQLAPHLKKLTLLSCGVSTGVGAAWNTANVQPGSTVAVFGLGAVGLAVAEGARARGASKIIGVDINHTKFSKGGAMGVTDFINPTELEKPVHERIREMTKGGVDYSFECAGNLDVLREAFLSTHEGWGFTVVLGIHPTPRMLPIHPMELFDGRRITASVFGGFKGKTQLPIFAQQCMQGVVELDKFITHELPFEKINEAFQLLVDGKSLRCILHL, from the exons ATGGAGAATGGGAATCATCAACCTACCAATGGTTCGGTTATGCACCCAACCAAAACGACAGGAAAAGTCATCACTTGTAAAG CTGCGGTGGTACATGGACCGGGGGAGCCTTTTGTGTTGGAAGAAATTCTGGTTGAGCCACCGCAGAAAATGGAGGTTCGGATCAAGATCCTCTTCACCTCAATATGTCACACTGATCTGAGTGCTTGGAAAGgagag AGTGAATCTCAGCGAGCTTTCCCTCGAATTCTAGGCCATGAAGCTTCAGG AATAGTGGAGAGTGTGGGAGAAGGGGTGAGTGATTTGAAGGAAGGAGATCAGGTGGTGCCGATATTCAACGGAGAGTGCGGAGAGTGCGAGTGCTGCAACCACGGGAGGAGCAGCAACATGTGCAGTAGATTTGGGGTGAATCCGACGATGAGAGTGATGGTTGGCGACGGAAGGAGTAGGTTTTGGGCCAAAGACGGCACACCAATTTATCACTTCCTCAACACCTCAACTTTCACAGAGTACTCTGTTCTTCACTCTGCTTGTGTCGTCAAAGTGGACCCTCAGCTCGCCCCTCATCTCAAGAAGTTGACTTTGCTTAGTTGTGGAGTTTCCACAG GAGTTGGAGCCGCCTGGAACACTGCCAATGTCCAACCTGGATCCACCGTGGCAGTTTTTGGCCTTGGAGCAGTGGGGCTTGCC GTTGCCGAAGGGGCAAGAGCAAGAGGAGCATCTAAAATTATAGGTGTTGATATCAACCACACTAAATTCAGCAAAG GTGGAGCAATGGGAGTCACAGACTTCATAAACCCAACTGAGCTGGAGAAGCCAGTGCATGAA AGAATTAGAGAGATGACTAAAGGAGGAGTAGACTACAGTTTTGAATGTGCTGGGAACTTGGATGTTCTCCGGGAGGCCTTTTTGTCTACACATGAG gggtgGGGATTCACTGTGGTTTTGGGAATTCATCCAACTCCAAGAATGCTCCCAATTCATCCAATGGAACTGTTCGATGGTCGAAGAATAACAGCTTCAGTCTTTGGAGGCTTCAAAGGGAAGACCCAACTCCCTATTTTTGCCCAACAATGCATGCAAGGG gTGGTGGAATTGGATAAATTTATAACGCACGAGCTTCCATTCGAGAAGATCAATGAAGCATTTCAGTTGCTTGTAGATGGAAAATCATTGAGATGCATTTTGCACTTGTGA
- the LOC133778714 gene encoding alcohol dehydrogenase-like 3 isoform X2 — protein sequence MENGNHQPTNGSVMHPTKTTGKVITCKAAVVHGPGEPFVLEEILVEPPQKMEVRIKILFTSICHTDLSAWKGESESQRAFPRILGHEASGIVESVGEGVSDLKEGDQVVPIFNGECGECECCNHGRSSNMCSRFGVNPTMRVMVGDGRSRFWAKDGTPIYHFLNTSTFTEYSVLHSACVVKVDPQLAPHLKKLTLLSCGVSTGGAMGVTDFINPTELEKPVHERIREMTKGGVDYSFECAGNLDVLREAFLSTHEGWGFTVVLGIHPTPRMLPIHPMELFDGRRITASVFGGFKGKTQLPIFAQQCMQGVVELDKFITHELPFEKINEAFQLLVDGKSLRCILHL from the exons ATGGAGAATGGGAATCATCAACCTACCAATGGTTCGGTTATGCACCCAACCAAAACGACAGGAAAAGTCATCACTTGTAAAG CTGCGGTGGTACATGGACCGGGGGAGCCTTTTGTGTTGGAAGAAATTCTGGTTGAGCCACCGCAGAAAATGGAGGTTCGGATCAAGATCCTCTTCACCTCAATATGTCACACTGATCTGAGTGCTTGGAAAGgagag AGTGAATCTCAGCGAGCTTTCCCTCGAATTCTAGGCCATGAAGCTTCAGG AATAGTGGAGAGTGTGGGAGAAGGGGTGAGTGATTTGAAGGAAGGAGATCAGGTGGTGCCGATATTCAACGGAGAGTGCGGAGAGTGCGAGTGCTGCAACCACGGGAGGAGCAGCAACATGTGCAGTAGATTTGGGGTGAATCCGACGATGAGAGTGATGGTTGGCGACGGAAGGAGTAGGTTTTGGGCCAAAGACGGCACACCAATTTATCACTTCCTCAACACCTCAACTTTCACAGAGTACTCTGTTCTTCACTCTGCTTGTGTCGTCAAAGTGGACCCTCAGCTCGCCCCTCATCTCAAGAAGTTGACTTTGCTTAGTTGTGGAGTTTCCACAG GTGGAGCAATGGGAGTCACAGACTTCATAAACCCAACTGAGCTGGAGAAGCCAGTGCATGAA AGAATTAGAGAGATGACTAAAGGAGGAGTAGACTACAGTTTTGAATGTGCTGGGAACTTGGATGTTCTCCGGGAGGCCTTTTTGTCTACACATGAG gggtgGGGATTCACTGTGGTTTTGGGAATTCATCCAACTCCAAGAATGCTCCCAATTCATCCAATGGAACTGTTCGATGGTCGAAGAATAACAGCTTCAGTCTTTGGAGGCTTCAAAGGGAAGACCCAACTCCCTATTTTTGCCCAACAATGCATGCAAGGG gTGGTGGAATTGGATAAATTTATAACGCACGAGCTTCCATTCGAGAAGATCAATGAAGCATTTCAGTTGCTTGTAGATGGAAAATCATTGAGATGCATTTTGCACTTGTGA